A genomic window from Candidatus Obscuribacterales bacterium includes:
- a CDS encoding SDR family oxidoreductase: MNKTVLITGASSGIGKELAKLFAGDNCNLVLVARRVDVLEELASELKAKNGIKAQVFGVDLTQPAEIANLHSELKKHKLHIDVLVNNAGFGASGKFAEIDFQTQLDQINVNISALTELTYRLVPAMVKRKSGGIMNIASVAAFSPGPYMAVYYATKAYVLSLSSALANELGDAGIQVTCVCPGPTKTGFGERARVAKGSIFNSPLVMGVEPVARQAYDGFKAGDDLVVIGVQNKILALASRITPFKLSAYVTRKFNHKII, encoded by the coding sequence ATGAACAAAACAGTATTAATCACAGGTGCTTCCTCCGGGATAGGGAAAGAACTGGCTAAACTGTTTGCAGGGGATAATTGTAACCTAGTTTTAGTCGCTCGCCGAGTGGATGTCTTGGAAGAGCTGGCGTCGGAATTAAAAGCGAAAAATGGCATAAAGGCCCAGGTATTCGGGGTTGACCTCACGCAGCCGGCCGAAATTGCCAATCTCCACAGTGAACTAAAAAAACATAAGCTACACATCGATGTACTAGTAAATAATGCCGGCTTTGGTGCCAGCGGCAAATTTGCTGAAATTGACTTCCAGACGCAGCTGGATCAGATAAATGTAAATATCTCGGCTCTAACGGAATTGACGTACCGCCTGGTCCCGGCGATGGTCAAGAGAAAGTCCGGCGGCATCATGAACATAGCTTCCGTGGCAGCGTTCTCGCCTGGTCCATATATGGCTGTCTACTACGCAACCAAAGCCTATGTTCTTTCCCTCTCTTCCGCCCTTGCCAACGAGTTGGGAGATGCCGGCATCCAAGTCACTTGTGTATGTCCTGGACCAACCAAGACGGGTTTCGGGGAGCGTGCCCGTGTTGCTAAAGGCAGCATATTCAATAGCCCGCTGGTAATGGGTGTTGAGCCTGTGGCAAGGCAGGCCTATGACGGTTTTAAAGCAGGTGATGACTTGGTCGTTATCGGTGTCCAAAACAAAATATTGGCTTTAGCAAGTCGAATCACACCGTTCAAACTCTCAGCGTACGTAACACGCAAATTCAACCACAAGATAATTTAG
- a CDS encoding protein kinase, producing MTQELTWVGLKVGNYLIDSMINDGPFSWVYKGTDLDGGPSAAFKVAKPNESLEINTGDVLERTQATTIFEGGVADVLPDAREVLLTHYDKMQECHHPALIKIESIVDEPGVCFLQMEFLEGLTLRDLIKSSELPISTFIEIAGHLDELSRTTYEYHGDIRPDNILITDTGIKLADSGYFGMLNCEEGPDLDCAITNCFYYPCLEPNDRMAFGIMLWEAAVKSHPLQFPQTNQSIIGDSLEEWIAAYESVGQYFLSPLRNVKRPTDMNPDLDPALEQIIFRAVGLKLTDNGILERDPDDVGYQELITALNKIKDQRL from the coding sequence ATGACACAAGAACTTACATGGGTTGGACTAAAAGTCGGCAATTACCTAATTGACTCAATGATCAATGATGGTCCCTTCTCCTGGGTTTATAAGGGCACTGATCTAGATGGCGGACCTAGTGCTGCCTTCAAGGTAGCCAAGCCGAATGAGAGCTTGGAGATTAACACCGGTGATGTCCTTGAACGCACACAAGCTACAACCATTTTTGAAGGTGGAGTTGCCGATGTACTTCCTGATGCACGAGAAGTACTTCTTACTCACTATGACAAAATGCAAGAGTGCCACCACCCTGCCCTAATTAAAATTGAATCCATTGTTGACGAACCGGGTGTTTGTTTTCTCCAGATGGAATTTCTAGAGGGACTTACTCTGAGAGATTTGATTAAGTCTTCAGAGCTGCCCATTAGCACATTCATCGAAATCGCCGGCCATTTGGACGAGCTATCTAGAACCACCTATGAATATCATGGCGACATTAGACCAGACAATATTCTAATTACCGATACAGGCATCAAACTAGCCGACTCCGGTTACTTTGGCATGCTCAACTGCGAAGAAGGTCCAGATCTAGATTGCGCAATCACCAATTGCTTTTACTATCCCTGCCTAGAACCCAATGACAGAATGGCTTTCGGGATAATGCTCTGGGAAGCAGCCGTCAAAAGCCACCCATTACAATTTCCACAAACCAACCAGTCCATTATCGGCGATTCGCTCGAAGAATGGATAGCAGCCTACGAGAGCGTCGGACAGTATTTTCTAAGCCCGCTTCGCAATGTTAAACGCCCAACCGACATGAATCCCGACTTAGACCCAGCGCTGGAACAAATAATTTTCCGGGCTGTGGGGCTCAAGCTGACGGATAACGGCATCTTAGAGCGCGATCCGGACGATGTGGGATACCAGGAATTAATTACTGCTCTCAACAAAATTAAAGACCAGCGCCTTTAG
- a CDS encoding lysophospholipase, with protein sequence MKIINTFNLKNLLAAGVTLISLIGAQYLAPDAMAAYSPIRGEINESLFGDLHLPMYVWSKGISDPNAIVVAIHGGCLHGKTFEALGEALSAKNVMVVSTDLRGYGKWYYEDFGGQYNKTFHYKQSKKDLALIVTRLKEAYPGVPVYFIGESLGANMSLHMIGDYKHLADGAILCSTYSLPSLYFRPYMILSALQFLHHPFSQQSMVPYIKSRLSDTKQFSLQHLADPMARDHQTMKEMFQSMNVNRHGKHFATTIPADSSVLMIHGERDKLCALWSTKRLFAKIPAQDKTFAVIPKRGHLLVETPVLRPEVLEVLGHWLDTHSKSAPQYHHAVSVPNHHVGQAEPSIEEVSLN encoded by the coding sequence ATGAAGATAATCAACACATTCAATTTGAAAAACTTACTAGCAGCTGGTGTCACTCTTATCTCTTTAATCGGTGCACAATACCTTGCACCAGATGCAATGGCTGCATACAGTCCAATTCGCGGCGAGATTAACGAATCACTTTTCGGCGATCTTCACTTACCGATGTATGTTTGGTCAAAAGGGATTAGCGACCCAAACGCCATTGTTGTGGCAATACACGGTGGCTGTTTACACGGCAAAACTTTCGAAGCACTAGGCGAAGCTTTGTCAGCCAAGAACGTAATGGTTGTATCAACCGACTTACGCGGTTACGGCAAATGGTACTACGAAGATTTTGGTGGACAGTACAACAAGACATTCCATTATAAGCAAAGCAAAAAAGATTTAGCCTTAATAGTAACGAGACTCAAAGAAGCTTATCCCGGCGTACCGGTTTACTTTATTGGTGAAAGCCTTGGTGCCAACATGAGCTTGCACATGATTGGCGATTACAAACACTTAGCAGACGGCGCCATTCTGTGCAGCACTTATTCGCTGCCGAGTTTGTACTTTAGACCCTACATGATACTCAGCGCCCTGCAGTTTTTGCATCATCCATTCAGCCAGCAGAGCATGGTGCCGTACATCAAATCCCGCCTTTCGGACACAAAGCAATTTTCTCTACAGCACCTAGCTGATCCAATGGCCAGAGATCACCAGACGATGAAAGAAATGTTTCAGAGCATGAATGTTAATCGTCATGGAAAACACTTTGCCACAACTATTCCGGCTGACTCTTCAGTCTTGATGATCCACGGCGAGCGTGACAAACTTTGCGCGCTTTGGTCCACAAAAAGACTATTTGCAAAAATTCCCGCACAGGACAAAACCTTTGCTGTAATCCCTAAGCGCGGTCACTTGCTGGTTGAAACACCTGTATTGCGTCCGGAAGTGCTTGAAGTATTAGGACACTGGCTGGATACACATTCCAAATCAGCACCTCAATACCACCACGCGGTTTCAGTGCCGAATCATCATGTTGGACAAGCTGAGCCTTCTATTGAAGAAGTCAGCCTGAACTAA